One Pygocentrus nattereri isolate fPygNat1 chromosome 12, fPygNat1.pri, whole genome shotgun sequence DNA window includes the following coding sequences:
- the LOC108429784 gene encoding uncharacterized protein LOC108429784: protein MHMLGLAVILASVLKACLSTSTPYRPHAQIGEIQVQIGGTVILPCNSSAYSRGELDVHWEAMGKDVVFFQNGQLGAGQGYEGRVELQLSKALEGDFSLTLTNAVMSDTDLYECLWQGKRSISTVILNVLPPPFPDLHTSVTEGEDVTLSCYGRIPKNKPWEKMFIQWLKDEEEVLLFSSGKITTNTVYRGLSLPPQEEISKGIYSLTIESVRASYQGIYKCRYKANDYEAPRSGFPETYSLSVLVSKEPDATVEEASDVTEMASFSTSTELTGLIVGASEDITTMQDTTRVIPELLPQPNTTTDTTVLIADASADSTTVQDPVGGVLLMQPQPSTTTDLFGLLAKSSAESTTGQDTMEVIPELLPQPNTTTDTTVLIADASADSTTVQDPVGGVLLMQPQPSTTTDLFGLLAKSSADSTTGQDTMEVIPELLWQPSTTADFIKFIADSSGDSTTVQDALGGEEDPFEYLWAEEVPWVRIGMISVVLLVTAAFLGTLVALGKL from the exons CCTGTCTCAGCACCAGTACCCCCTACAGACCACATGCTCAGATCGGCGAGATACAGGTGCAGATTGGGGGGACGGTGATCCTGCCCTGCAACagctcagcctacagcagagGGGAACTGGATGTCCACTGGGAGGCTATGGGCAAAGACGTGGTCTTCTTCCAGAATGGCCAGCTTGGGGCTGGACAGGGGTATGAGGGCCGTGTAGAGCTCCAGTTATCAAAGGCTTTGGAGGGGGACTTCTCCTTGACTCTAACAAATGCAGTGATGAGCGACACAGACCTGTATGAATGTCTGTGGCAGGGCAAGAGGAGCATATCCACTGTTATACTGAATGTCTTAC ccCCACCGTTTCCTGACCTGCATACCTCTGTGACAGAGGGTGAGGACGTCACGCTGTCCTGCTATGGTAGAATACCAAAAAATAAACCTTGGGAGAAAATGTTCATTCAGTGGTTGAAGGATGAAGAGGAAGTCCTGTTATTCAGCTCTGGCAAGATCACCACAAACACTGTCTACAGGGGCCTGTCATTACCACCCCAAGAGGAAATTAGTAAGGGCATCTATTCACTGACTATTGAGTCAGTAAGAGCCTCGTACCAGGGTATCTACAAATGCCGCTACAAGGCCAATGATTATGAAGCTCCACGAAGCGGATTTCCTGAAACATATAGCCTCAGCGTTTTAG tttCCAAAGAACCTGATGCTACAGTGGAAGAAGCCAGTGATGTTACTGAGATGGCCAGTTTTAGTACAAGTACAGAACTTACTGGATTAATTGTTGGTGCCAGTGAAGACATCACTACAATGCAGGACACCACAAGAG TGATCCCAGAGCTACTGCCACAGCCGAACACCACTACTGACACTACAGTGTTAATTGCTGATGCCAGTGCTGACAGCACTACTGTGCAAGATCCAGTGGGAG GAGTCTTACTGATGCAGCCACAGCCGAGCACGACTACTGACCTTTTTGGGTTACTTGCCAAATCAAGTGCCGAAAGTACTACTGGGCAGGACACCATGGAAG TGATCCCAGAGCTACTGCCACAGCCGAACACCACTACTGACACTACAGTGTTAATTGCTGATGCCAGTGCTGACAGCACTACTGTGCAAGATCCAGTGGGAG GAGTCTTACTGATGCAGCCACAGCCGAGCACGACTACTGACCTTTTTGGGTTACTTGCCAAATCCAGTGCTGACAGTACTACTGGGCAGGACACCATGGAAG TGATCCCAGAGCTACTGTGGCAGCCAAGCACAACTGCTGACTTCATTAAGTTCATTGCTGATTCCAGTGGCGACAGCACTACCGTGCAGGATGCTCTGGGAG GTGAAGAAGATCCATTTGAATACCTTTGGGCTGAGGAGGTACCGTGGGTTCGCATTGGGATGATCAGTGTAGTACTGCTGGTCACTGCAGCATTCTTGGGCACACTAGTGGCACTAGGGAAGCTTTGA